The genomic DNA TTGCGCAGCAGTTGGCCGATTTCGTCCCCCGGTTTACGGGTGACGATGGACAGATCCAGGTCCTGGCGCAACAGCAGTTGCTTGGACGACTCGCAGTGCACTTCGATTTCGATCAGAGGATAGAACTGGGCGAAGCGTTGCAGGATGCCTGGCAAAAAACGCATCACGTAGTCGTCCGGCGTGCCGATGCGCACCGTGCCGACCATGTGCGGTTCGCGCAGGGTATTGAACACTTCGCTGTGCAACTTGAGGATCCGCCGGGCGTAACCCAGCAATACCTGGCCTTCGGCGGTGAGCTTGACCTGGCGCCCGTCACGCTCGAACAGCCGTCGCTGCAAGACATCTTCTTCCAGCCGCTTCATCTCTGCATGCTGACGGCAGACTGGGTGCGATTGACCAATTCCCCGGCCCGGGTGAAACCGCCCTGGTCGGCGATGGCGACAAAGGTACGCAGCACTTCCGTATCGATGCTCGGGTAACTCGACAATTGATCAATCTCCGAGATGTATTGCATAAGAAACATTCGTTGGATTGATCTTAGCGTTAGCGCGAGACTTGAGCCATCCCCAACGGAGGACATCACGATGAAAGGTCAAAAAGGTTATCTACTGATAGACAAACTCTCCCACGGCTTTTCCATCAGCGCCTTGCTGCACAAGTTTAGTCGCTGGTACGAATTGCACCACGAACGTGAACTGCTGGCCGGAATGAGCGACGAGGCGCTCAAGGACATCGGCGTGAGTCGTGCCGACGTAGAGCAGGAAGTGGTTCGGCCATTCTGGGATGACCCCATGCACAAATGAGCCATCCTCTCCTACACAAACCCCTTATTGGTGAGGTAGGTTGCGAGCAGACAAGGAGATCTCCATGCCCGCGACTGTATCCTTTACCCTCAAACAGGCCCGGCGTCTGGCGTTGGCCGCCCAAGGATTCGATGGGCGGTCGCCGCCAGCTTCGGTGCAACCCTCGCGCCTCAACCGCCTGATCGAACGCCTCGGCGTCCTGCAGATCGACTCCGTCAATGCGCTGGTGCGCTCGCATTACCTCCCTCTGTTTTCCCGCCTCGGTCACTACCCTCGTGATTTGCTCGATCAAGCTGCCTGGAGCCTGGGCCGACGTCGCACGCTGTTCGAATACTGGGGCCATGAAGCGTCGCTGCTGCCGATGTCGATGTATCCGCTGATGCGCTGGCGCATGGACCGGGCGTCGGGTGGCGAGGGGATCTACCAGCAACTGGCGCGTTTCGGCCAGGAACGCCAGGATGTCATCCGCCGCGTCCTGGCGTCGGTCCAGGAGCAGGGTGCCCTTGGCGCCGGCAGTTTATCCACCCGTCAGGAAAAGGCCGGGCCATGGTGGGACTGGAGCGCGGAGAAACATGCGCTGGAATGGCTATTCGCGGCGGGCGAAGTCACGGTGGCCGGACGGCGTGGGTTCGAGCGACTCTACGATTTGCCGGAGCGAGTACTGCCGGCCTCGATCCTGCGGCAACCGCTGCCGGACGAAGCCCAGGCTCAGCGCGCCTTGCTGGTACATGCCGCCGAAGCCCTGGGCATCGCGACCGAGAAAGACCTGCGCGACTACTTTCGCCTCGACCCGGCCGACAGTCGCGGGCGGTTGGCTGAGCTGGAAGAGGCCGGGGAACTGCTGCGCTGCGAGGTGCAGGGCTGGAAACAACCGGCCTGGTGCCGACCCGCGGTGAAAATCCCTCGCAAGGTCGCCGCCAGTGCCTTGCTGTCGCCGTTCGATTCGCTGGTCTGGGAGCGCGGCCGTACCGAGCGGTTGTTCGACTTTCGCTATCGGCTGGAAATCTACACTCCCGTGCACAAGCGGGTGTACGGCTACTACGTGTTGCCGTTCCTGCACCACGAACGCATTGCGGCGCGGGTGGATCTGCGGGCGGAGCGGGCCTTGGGGCAACTGGCCGTGCATGCTGTGCACGAGGAGGTGCCGGGGCTGGACGAGGAGGGGATGCAGGCGTTGGCGCTGAACCTGTGGCGCATGGCCCGGTGGTTGGGGCTGGAGCGGGTTCAGCTCAATTGCCAGCGCGGGTGGGTGGGGTGCGGTTGGCGGTGGCGTTAGCGCAGATCGATGGTGACTGAACTGGCCCTTTCGCGAGCAAGCCCGCTCCCACATTGGACCGAATCGGTCACCGATTTTGTGAACTCAACAGGTCCTTTGTGGGAGCGAGCTTGCTCGCGATAGCAGTCTAACCGGCGATGAAGAGCCTACTGACTCACCGCCGCACCTGCTTCAACGTCTCCGCAATCAGAAACGCCAATTCCAGCGACTGATCGGCATTCATCCGCGGATCGCAGTGGGTGTGGTAGCGGTCCGACAGCCCGTCCTCGGTAATCGGCCGTGCGCCGCCGATGCATTCGGTGACGTTTTGCCCGGTCATTTCGATGTGAATCCCACACCGGCATAGGTGCCTTCGGCCTCGTGGACCTGGAAGAATTGCTTCACTTCACCGAGGATCTGCGCGAAGTCCCGGGTCTTGTAGCCGCTGCTGGCCTTGATGGTGTTGCCGTGCATCGGGTCGGAGCTCCACAGCACCTGCTTGCCTTCACGCTGCACGGCGCGCAACAGCGGTGGCAAGTGTTCGCCGACCTTGTTGGCGCCCATCCGGGCGATCAGGTTCAGTCGACCGGGGTCGTTGTCCGGGTTGAGCACGTCGATCAGGCGGATCAGGTCGTCCGGGTCCATGCTCGGGCCGACCTTGACCCCGATCGGGTTGTTCACCCCACGCAGGAATTCGACATGGGCTCCGTCCAACTGACGGGTGCGGTCGCCGATCCACAGCATATGGGCCGAGCAGTCGTAATAGTCATTGGTCAGGCTGTCACGGCGTACGAAGGCTTCTTCGTAATTGAGCAACAGTGCTTCGTGGGCAGTGAAGAAACTGGTTTCGCGCAATTGCGGCGAGCTGTCCATGCCGCAGGCGCGCATGAACGCCAGGGTTTCGTCGATGCGGTCGGCCAGGTGGCTGTATTTTTCCGCCAGGGCCGAGTTGGCGATGAAGTCCAGGTTCCACTTGTGCACCTGGTGCAGGTCGGCAAACCCGCCCTGGGCGAAGGCGCGCAGCAGGTTCAAGGTAGCGGTGGACTGGTGGTAGGACTGCAACAGTCGCTCCGGGTCCGGTACGCGGCTTTTTTCGTCGAAACCGATACCGTTGACGATGTCGCCCCGGTAGGCCGGCAAGGTCACACCGTCGATGGTTTCGTCGTTGGCCGAGCGCGGCTTGGCGAATTGCCCGGCCATGCGCCCGACCTTGACCACCGGGCAGCCGGCGGCAAAGGTCATGACGATCGCCATCTGCAAGAGCACTTTGAAGGTGTCGCGGATCTTGGCCGCCGAGAACTCGGCAAAGCTTTCGGCGCAGTCGCCACCTTGCAGCAGGAACGCCCGGCCCTGGGTCACCTCAGCGAACTGACGACGCAACTCCCGGGCTTCACCGGCAAACACCAAGGGCGGATAACTGGCCAGGGTCTGCTCCACCTGCAACAGGTGCGCGGCGTCGGGGTAGCGGGGTTGTTGCTGGATCGGCAGGGCGCGCCAGCTGTCAGGGCTCCAGGGTTGGCTCATCATGTTCTCTAGGTGATTTACGCTCGGACGGCCATGTTATCAGCAAATTAGTGCGTGACCTGTTCCGCTTGCTTCGCGGACAATCGCGCCTTTGTCCCGTATCCGCAGGCTCATGCCGGCACGGCAATCATCAGGAGATGAAATGACAGAGGAGCGCGTCGAGCATTTGCTCGCCGAGGTGCACGACGAATTCGGCATGATTCGCGTATTCGAAGTGGCCGATTACCGGTTTCTGGAGTTCGGCGATGCCATCGAGCAAAGCTGCGTGTTCACAGCCGATCCGAGCTGGCTCGAATATGACTACACCCGCGCCATGCTCATCGGTGCGTTGTGTCACGAGCAGCCGGAAAGCGCGCTGTTCCTGGGGCTGGGCGCCGGTACGCTGACCCAGGCCTGCCTCAAGTTCCTGCCGCTGGAAGATGTCGAAGCCATCGAACTGCGCCCCGACGTGCCGCGCCTGGCCATCGAATACCTGGGGCTGGACGACGATCCGCGACTGTACATCCGTATTGGCGATGCCTTGGAATTGCTTGAAACGGCGGAGCCGGCGGACCTGATTTTCGTCGACCTTTACACCGATGTCGGCCCAGGCGTCGGGCACTTGGCCTGGGGGTTCCTGGAAAACTGCCAGAAACGCCTCAACCCGGGCGGCTGGCTGGTGATCAACCAATGGGCCACCGACGACGGCAAGCCCTTGGGGGCGGCGCTGTTGCGCGGCTTGTACCACCGGCATTACTGGGAGCTGCCGGTGAAGGAGGGCAACGTGATCCTGATCGTGCCGGCGGACCTGGATCAGGAGCTGGACATGCAAGGACTGGCCACCAGGGCCGAAGGGCTGGCGCCGCGGCTGGGCTATTCGTTGCAGTCGTTGATCAAGGCTATTCGCCCGGCGACCTGACACACGTCCCAGGGGGTGAAAAAACTTGTGGGAGCAAAGCTTGCTCGCGAAGAACACAACTCAGTACTTGCGGAAATCGCAGTGTCTGCATCGCGAGCAAGCTTTGCTCCCACAGGTAAAGATGAATCGTTTTAGCTGGCTGCCCCAAGGCCTTGTGGCAGAGAGCCATGTATCGGGCTTTTCCGATAAAAAAAGCTCCCTTTTTGGGCGAATTCCGGTATAGTGCGCGCCGGCCTTTAGCCGGGCCGCGTCAAGGTAGCG from Pseudomonas beijingensis includes the following:
- a CDS encoding spermidine synthase, with amino-acid sequence MTEERVEHLLAEVHDEFGMIRVFEVADYRFLEFGDAIEQSCVFTADPSWLEYDYTRAMLIGALCHEQPESALFLGLGAGTLTQACLKFLPLEDVEAIELRPDVPRLAIEYLGLDDDPRLYIRIGDALELLETAEPADLIFVDLYTDVGPGVGHLAWGFLENCQKRLNPGGWLVINQWATDDGKPLGAALLRGLYHRHYWELPVKEGNVILIVPADLDQELDMQGLATRAEGLAPRLGYSLQSLIKAIRPAT
- a CDS encoding DUF1127 domain-containing protein gives rise to the protein MKGQKGYLLIDKLSHGFSISALLHKFSRWYELHHERELLAGMSDEALKDIGVSRADVEQEVVRPFWDDPMHK